In Streptomyces canus, one DNA window encodes the following:
- a CDS encoding SpoIIE family protein phosphatase, producing the protein MTGSVEDAHLTAGRLTALLIDASTEAISAAGGHAGGVYLRSRTPGLLRLAVLSGLPGPLFHPWWRLHADRPFPVADAYRLGVQVVLPNATETMRRYPQFAAGLPFQFGSLYVPVVGGSTTYGVLTVLRPAVTDAAEVLSEHDRVVRLAQELGAALRGLEDAHPDQVAWDGEPVCLRPPTASTSLGRAGRFAWDPETADITLDEDLHTLLGMPPSEFPGTVEAFAEAVAPTDAHRILATLRDTAAGRPPALPLYLRAEDGALRLLDLWNAYEPPAAPAVRGVVVAPGPGPTADSAADLLPDGVFCVDRLGLVVYANPRAAQLLGRPRTELVGRDLWESVPWLRRPDFEDHLRAALLAPDPVHFHLVRPPAQESETRPTAQGTGSPLSARDAGTPLYAGDAGAPPSAQDTGAPPSAGDAGTPRSAQDTRPPQSAQDAGAPPSTRDTRPPPSAQDTGPAQRAYEGDWLALSVHPGPDRLTCTVRPASRVKDSPEGQETAELSETGMSPLAPLYRPIALAIALTEAVTARQVSAVVMRELLPAFGGRRLAIYLLQERHLYLEWETGFPKGFLAPFEGVDLGTHLPGVETLTTGRPLFFDSMEQLTAAYPGIPLDATEGARAFLPLIASGRAVGSCILGFDRPRGFSTEERTVLTALAGLIAHAMEKAQRYESETALARGLQQALLPRRLSAHPQLETAGRYLPGTAGMEVGGDWYDVVESGDGLALVIGDVQGHGVQAAATMGQLRSAVRAFALGDRPPDEVMSSTNHLLIDLDPGLFASCCYIRLDPATGVARAARAGHPPPLLRSPDGRTRVLDLPGGVVLGVAPKARYPVTELQMEPGAILALYTDGLVERPGSDIDEGITALRVALAKAGAPVARPGGRFLASVADRLTATARHATDRPDDIALLLATRRTAPPPGPH; encoded by the coding sequence ATGACTGGGAGCGTCGAGGACGCACACCTGACGGCCGGGCGGCTGACGGCGCTGCTGATCGACGCTTCGACGGAGGCGATCAGTGCGGCCGGCGGCCACGCCGGAGGGGTATACCTGCGCTCCCGCACGCCCGGACTACTGCGGCTCGCCGTTCTGTCGGGGCTGCCCGGACCGCTGTTCCACCCCTGGTGGCGGCTGCATGCCGACCGCCCCTTCCCCGTCGCCGACGCCTACCGGCTCGGTGTCCAGGTGGTCCTGCCGAACGCCACCGAGACCATGCGCCGCTACCCGCAGTTCGCCGCCGGACTGCCGTTCCAGTTCGGCTCGCTGTATGTGCCCGTCGTCGGCGGTTCCACGACCTACGGTGTGCTGACCGTGCTGCGTCCGGCCGTCACCGACGCCGCCGAGGTGCTGTCCGAGCACGACCGGGTGGTGCGCCTCGCCCAGGAGCTGGGGGCGGCGCTGCGGGGCCTGGAGGACGCGCACCCGGACCAGGTCGCCTGGGACGGCGAACCCGTCTGTCTGCGGCCGCCGACCGCCTCCACGTCCTTGGGACGCGCCGGGCGCTTCGCCTGGGACCCCGAGACGGCCGACATCACCCTGGACGAGGACCTGCACACCCTGCTGGGCATGCCGCCCAGTGAGTTTCCCGGCACCGTCGAGGCGTTCGCCGAGGCCGTGGCCCCCACCGACGCGCACCGCATCCTGGCCACTCTGCGGGACACCGCCGCCGGCCGACCTCCCGCACTGCCCCTCTATCTGCGGGCCGAGGACGGCGCGCTGCGCCTGCTGGACCTGTGGAACGCCTACGAGCCGCCGGCCGCACCCGCGGTCCGGGGCGTCGTCGTGGCCCCGGGCCCCGGCCCCACGGCGGACTCGGCGGCCGACCTGCTGCCCGACGGTGTGTTCTGCGTGGACCGGCTGGGCCTGGTCGTCTACGCGAATCCGCGCGCCGCCCAGCTCCTCGGCCGCCCCCGCACCGAGCTGGTCGGCCGCGACCTGTGGGAGTCCGTGCCCTGGCTGCGCCGCCCCGACTTCGAGGACCACCTGCGGGCGGCGCTGCTCGCACCGGACCCGGTCCACTTCCATCTCGTACGCCCGCCCGCGCAGGAGTCCGAGACACGGCCGACTGCTCAGGGCACCGGATCACCGCTGTCCGCTCGGGACGCCGGGACACCGCTGTACGCGGGGGACGCCGGGGCACCGCCATCCGCCCAGGACACCGGGGCACCACCATCCGCGGGGGACGCCGGGACACCACGCTCCGCCCAGGACACCAGGCCACCACAGTCCGCCCAGGACGCCGGGGCACCACCGTCCACCCGGGACACCAGGCCACCGCCGTCGGCCCAGGACACCGGCCCCGCCCAACGGGCGTACGAAGGCGACTGGCTCGCGCTGTCCGTGCACCCCGGTCCGGACCGGCTGACCTGCACGGTCCGGCCCGCGAGCCGGGTGAAGGACAGTCCGGAGGGGCAGGAGACCGCCGAGTTGTCCGAGACGGGCATGAGCCCGCTCGCGCCCCTGTACCGTCCGATCGCTCTGGCCATCGCCCTGACCGAGGCGGTCACCGCCCGGCAGGTGTCCGCCGTCGTGATGCGGGAGCTGCTGCCCGCGTTCGGCGGCCGCAGGCTCGCGATCTACCTCCTCCAGGAACGGCACCTCTACCTGGAATGGGAGACCGGCTTCCCCAAGGGCTTCCTCGCGCCCTTCGAGGGAGTGGACCTGGGCACCCACCTGCCCGGCGTGGAGACCCTCACCACCGGCCGCCCGCTGTTCTTCGACTCGATGGAGCAGCTGACGGCCGCCTACCCCGGTATCCCCCTGGACGCGACCGAGGGCGCCCGGGCCTTCCTCCCGCTGATCGCCTCCGGGCGGGCGGTCGGCTCCTGCATCCTCGGCTTCGACCGGCCGCGCGGCTTCAGCACCGAGGAGCGCACGGTGCTCACCGCGCTGGCCGGACTCATCGCCCACGCCATGGAGAAGGCACAGCGCTACGAGTCGGAGACGGCACTCGCCCGGGGCCTGCAGCAGGCGCTCCTCCCCCGCCGTCTGTCGGCACACCCGCAGCTGGAGACCGCCGGGCGCTATCTGCCGGGTACCGCGGGGATGGAGGTCGGCGGGGACTGGTACGACGTCGTCGAGTCCGGTGACGGCCTGGCCCTGGTCATCGGGGACGTCCAGGGGCACGGCGTGCAGGCGGCGGCCACGATGGGCCAGCTGCGCAGCGCGGTCAGGGCGTTCGCGCTCGGCGACAGGCCGCCGGACGAGGTCATGAGCAGCACAAACCATCTCCTCATCGACCTCGATCCCGGCCTGTTCGCCAGTTGCTGCTACATCCGGCTCGACCCCGCCACCGGGGTGGCCAGGGCCGCCCGAGCCGGCCATCCGCCGCCCCTGCTGCGCAGCCCCGACGGCCGCACGCGGGTCCTGGACCTGCCCGGCGGCGTCGTCCTCGGCGTGGCCCCGAAGGCCCGCTATCCGGTGACCGAGCTCCAAATGGAACCCGGCGCGATCCTGGCGCTCTACACGGACGGGTTGGTGGAACGGCCCGGCAGCGACATCGACGAGGGGATCACCGCCCTGCGGGTGGCCCTGGCGAAGGCCGGCGCTCCGGTGGCCCGTCCGGGGGGACGGTTCCTGGCAAGCGTGGCGGACCGGCTCACGGCGACCGCCCGGCACGCCACGGACCGCCCGGACGACATCGCGCTGCTGCTCGCCACCCGGCGCACCGCACCCCCGCCCGGACCCCACTGA
- a CDS encoding acyl-CoA dehydrogenase family protein: protein MITSQLPVTSPPLTETIALRHLLFGTQAETHEPWRRLFSSDVFAYHEGLTHQERTELSYQRLRVVNAAVPDAQALARDPVALSALHEWAGVVDAGMTTMASIHYNLFLGSLLEHDHEKRDLGPYLRMERIGTFLCTEQAHGNDAPQLETTATLDRATGGFVLTTPTRGARKWMPNTSVAGGPKDALVAARLVIDGKDQGVFLFLTSLTDGNGRHLPGVEVELLPQTASSPVDHCATSFHGVRLPRTAMLQGEHGRLTAEGELVSSLGSPRKRFLRSIGRVTMGKLCMSAYSLGVTRHALAVAIRHAHRRVTSGMTSGQRVPLFTHRTHHAPLVEALATTYAATLLQRGVVRRWAQAAEGEREEAERIVAIAKGWITWQARAVMTECRERCGAQGLLLSNGIAGQLAANEGTITAEGDNTVIWVKAAGEMLLGGFTPRPLSEVPPATRSLHDPVHLHDLLGDLERIRHERARVRLRGKRAGSPLDRWNGASGAALSLVDAHAHRLAAQELLAAAAQAADPQVGLLLDHLHRLFALRYVAAHSGELLAHERMTAEQVRYLPEALEATVAALAPHALALTDAFAVPEEVTAHHPMLRSEGVPA from the coding sequence GTGATCACCTCTCAACTCCCCGTAACGTCACCCCCGCTGACCGAGACCATCGCACTTCGGCATCTGCTCTTCGGTACGCAGGCCGAGACCCATGAGCCGTGGCGCCGCCTGTTCAGCTCCGACGTCTTCGCCTACCACGAGGGGCTGACGCATCAGGAGCGCACGGAACTGTCCTATCAACGCCTACGGGTGGTGAACGCGGCGGTCCCCGACGCACAGGCCCTGGCCCGTGACCCGGTCGCCCTGAGCGCCCTGCACGAATGGGCGGGGGTGGTGGACGCCGGCATGACGACGATGGCCAGCATCCACTACAACCTGTTCCTCGGCAGTCTGCTCGAACACGACCACGAGAAACGGGACTTGGGGCCGTACCTGCGGATGGAACGCATCGGCACCTTCCTGTGCACGGAGCAGGCTCACGGCAACGACGCCCCCCAGTTGGAGACCACCGCGACCCTGGACCGGGCCACGGGCGGGTTCGTGCTCACCACGCCGACGCGGGGGGCGCGCAAGTGGATGCCCAACACCTCCGTGGCCGGCGGCCCGAAGGACGCCCTGGTAGCCGCCCGTCTGGTGATCGACGGCAAGGACCAGGGCGTCTTTCTCTTCCTGACCTCGCTGACCGACGGCAACGGCCGCCATCTGCCGGGCGTGGAGGTGGAGTTGCTGCCCCAGACGGCCAGCAGCCCGGTCGACCACTGCGCCACCTCCTTCCACGGGGTGCGGCTGCCGCGGACGGCCATGCTCCAGGGCGAACACGGCCGGCTGACGGCCGAGGGTGAACTCGTCTCCTCCCTGGGGAGTCCGCGCAAGCGGTTCCTGCGCTCCATCGGCCGCGTCACGATGGGCAAGCTGTGCATGAGCGCCTACAGCCTCGGGGTCACGCGGCACGCCCTGGCCGTCGCGATACGCCACGCCCACCGGCGGGTCACCTCGGGCATGACCAGCGGACAGCGCGTGCCGCTGTTCACCCATCGCACCCACCACGCCCCGCTCGTGGAGGCGCTCGCCACGACCTACGCCGCCACCTTGCTGCAGCGCGGGGTCGTACGGCGGTGGGCGCAGGCGGCGGAAGGTGAGCGGGAGGAGGCCGAGCGGATCGTGGCCATCGCCAAGGGCTGGATCACCTGGCAGGCCCGGGCCGTGATGACCGAGTGCCGGGAACGCTGCGGCGCACAGGGCCTGTTGCTCTCCAACGGGATCGCGGGTCAGCTCGCGGCCAACGAGGGCACGATCACCGCGGAGGGCGACAACACCGTCATCTGGGTCAAGGCGGCGGGGGAGATGCTGCTGGGCGGCTTCACCCCGCGACCCCTCAGCGAAGTGCCTCCGGCCACCCGGTCCCTGCACGATCCGGTCCACCTGCACGACCTGCTGGGGGACCTGGAGCGAATACGTCACGAGCGGGCCCGTGTGCGGCTGCGCGGGAAACGGGCCGGCTCGCCCCTCGACCGCTGGAACGGCGCCTCCGGCGCGGCGCTGTCCCTGGTCGACGCCCACGCTCACCGGCTGGCCGCCCAGGAACTCCTCGCCGCGGCCGCGCAGGCCGCCGACCCGCAGGTGGGCCTCCTGCTGGACCACCTCCACCGGCTGTTCGCCCTGCGATACGTGGCCGCGCACAGCGGTGAACTGCTCGCTCACGAGCGGATGACCGCCGAACAGGTCCGCTACCTGCCGGAGGCGCTGGAGGCCACCGTCGCGGCGCTGGCGCCGCACGCCCTGGCGCTCACCGATGCCTTCGCCGTGCCGGAGGAGGTCACGGCGCACCATCCCATGCTGCGATCCGAGGGGGTACCGGCGTGA
- a CDS encoding ArsR/SmtB family transcription factor, with the protein MGRVHAFDVLGDPVRRRILELLASGEQASGEVSAVIRDEFGISQPAVSQHLKVLRDSGFASVRADGTRRLYAVETAPLREVDAWLERFRGFWDQRLDALGTELARGKRERRTQGEVNEDE; encoded by the coding sequence GTGGGTCGCGTGCACGCCTTCGACGTACTCGGGGATCCGGTCAGGCGCCGGATATTGGAGCTGCTCGCCTCCGGGGAGCAGGCGTCGGGCGAGGTCAGTGCCGTGATCCGGGACGAGTTCGGGATCTCCCAGCCGGCCGTCTCGCAGCATCTGAAGGTGCTGCGGGACAGCGGCTTCGCCTCCGTCCGCGCCGACGGCACTCGGCGGCTGTACGCCGTCGAGACCGCGCCGCTCAGGGAGGTGGACGCCTGGCTGGAGCGCTTCCGGGGTTTCTGGGACCAGCGGCTCGACGCGCTCGGAACGGAGCTCGCGCGGGGAAAGCGCGAGCGCAGGACACAAGGAGAGGTGAACGAGGATGAGTGA
- a CDS encoding lipoprotein — MLVGAGNTWLRMAHVALLAGVLTGCSEAAEGDGSKASARPSATAETSGPKDTAATTAATSGGTVGAAGSACELPVTFDIAKSWKAEAVEAPLRQGPVSLACEIDAKPAGNIGFLRVWAGTSGDADTRAVLEAFVAAEDGVTKEKYRTFTSGGVSGVEVAYLYSSELLEETKKESAFAVTTADGPVVVHLGGLDTEEHEEMLPAYELARRTLRTA, encoded by the coding sequence ATGCTGGTCGGGGCGGGGAACACATGGCTTCGGATGGCCCATGTGGCGTTGCTGGCGGGTGTGCTGACGGGCTGTTCGGAGGCCGCAGAGGGGGACGGCTCGAAGGCGTCCGCGCGTCCGTCGGCAACGGCGGAGACCTCCGGTCCGAAGGACACGGCCGCGACCACGGCCGCGACCAGCGGCGGCACGGTCGGCGCCGCCGGCTCGGCATGCGAGCTGCCCGTCACGTTCGACATCGCCAAGAGCTGGAAGGCGGAGGCCGTCGAGGCGCCTCTGAGGCAGGGACCGGTCTCCTTGGCCTGCGAGATCGACGCGAAGCCCGCGGGCAACATCGGCTTCCTCCGCGTATGGGCCGGGACGTCCGGTGACGCCGACACACGGGCCGTGCTGGAAGCGTTCGTCGCGGCCGAGGACGGGGTGACCAAGGAGAAGTACCGCACCTTCACGTCCGGCGGCGTCTCGGGTGTGGAGGTCGCGTACCTGTACTCCAGCGAGCTCCTGGAGGAGACGAAGAAGGAGAGCGCCTTCGCCGTCACCACCGCGGACGGGCCGGTGGTGGTGCACCTCGGCGGGCTCGACACCGAGGAGCACGAGGAGATGCTCCCGGCGTACGAGCTCGCGCGCCGCACCCTGCGCACCGCCTGA
- a CDS encoding SpoIIE family protein phosphatase, whose amino-acid sequence MVRLPGRSGGGSARRPGGPRPPQTPDPAHDQHEGPLRGGSPTRVERDGARTRRWPGALRAAVGGRSVAGQVFVLQVVIVLLLVVAAVVALVLQVRHDSTIEARNRSVAVAEAFANAPGTVEALSSPDPSAVLQPRAEAARRATDVDFIVVMNTDGIRYTHPKPDRIGKKFVGNIAPALAGGVVTESITGTIGPLVQAVVPVKADDGKVVGLVSAGITTAKVGGTANQQLPLLLMAAAVGLALATGGTALVSRRLLRQTHGLGPHEMTRMYEHHDAVLHAVREGVLIVGGEGRLLLANDEAHRLLDLPADAEGRHVMDLSLPPETAGLLSSGRIATDEVHRVKDRLLAVNQRPTDIQGGPPGSVATLRDSTELRALSGRAEAARERLDMLYDATVGIGTSLDVTRTAEELAELSVPRFADFATVDLFDAVLSGGQPEAATTLRRTALSGIRGDAPLYKVGERIPLGDSAPQARGISSGRAVLEPRLAEATGWRAQDLERSAQVIEYGIHSLIAVPLRVGDTVLGTVSFWRSDKPQPFDTDEVALAEELVTRAAVSIDNARRYTREHTMAVTLQRSLLPRRLPEQDALDIAYKYLPAQAGVGGDWFDVLPLSGARVALVVGDVVGHGLHAAATMGRLRTAVHNFSALDLPPDELIALLDELVARIDQDEAEESGDSPVTGATCLYAVYDPVSRLCTIARAGHPPPALIHPDGSVEYPDVPAGPPLGLGGLPFETADLELAEGSRLVLYTDGLVEDRERDIDVGLELLRTALEHAGPSPEDTCRAVLDARPPSRATDDIALIVARTQALAADRIAEWQVPADPAAVSDVRAAVSRQLARWDLDELAFTTELILSELVTNAIRYGGDPIHVRMLYDRTLICEVFDSSSTSPHLRYAAMTDEGGRGLFLVAQLSDRWGTRYTPDGKVIWAEQPLP is encoded by the coding sequence ATGGTCCGACTCCCGGGCCGTTCCGGGGGCGGGTCGGCCCGTCGCCCCGGCGGCCCCCGCCCGCCCCAGACACCCGACCCCGCTCACGACCAGCACGAGGGCCCGCTGAGGGGCGGTTCGCCCACGCGGGTGGAGCGGGACGGAGCCCGGACACGACGGTGGCCGGGAGCCCTGCGGGCGGCGGTCGGCGGTCGCAGTGTGGCCGGACAGGTGTTCGTCCTGCAGGTCGTGATCGTCCTGCTGCTCGTCGTGGCCGCGGTGGTCGCCCTGGTGCTCCAGGTGCGGCACGACAGCACCATCGAAGCCCGCAACCGTTCCGTCGCCGTGGCCGAGGCCTTCGCCAACGCGCCGGGCACCGTGGAGGCCCTCAGCTCCCCCGACCCGTCGGCGGTGCTCCAGCCGCGCGCCGAGGCGGCCCGCCGGGCGACCGACGTGGACTTCATCGTCGTCATGAACACCGACGGCATCCGGTACACACACCCCAAGCCGGACCGCATCGGGAAGAAGTTCGTCGGGAACATCGCCCCCGCACTGGCCGGGGGCGTCGTGACCGAGTCCATCACCGGAACCATCGGTCCGCTCGTGCAGGCCGTCGTCCCCGTCAAGGCGGACGACGGGAAGGTCGTCGGCCTGGTGTCGGCCGGCATCACCACGGCGAAGGTGGGCGGCACCGCGAACCAGCAGCTGCCGCTGCTCCTGATGGCCGCCGCCGTGGGACTCGCCCTCGCCACCGGCGGCACCGCGCTGGTCAGCAGACGGCTGCTGCGCCAGACGCACGGTCTGGGTCCGCACGAGATGACCCGCATGTACGAGCATCACGACGCGGTCCTGCACGCCGTCCGGGAGGGCGTGCTCATCGTCGGCGGCGAGGGGCGGCTGCTGCTCGCCAACGACGAGGCGCACCGGTTGCTCGACCTGCCCGCCGACGCCGAGGGCCGGCACGTCATGGACCTCTCCCTGCCTCCCGAGACCGCCGGGCTGCTGTCCTCCGGGCGGATCGCGACCGACGAGGTGCACCGGGTCAAGGACCGGCTGCTGGCGGTCAACCAGCGGCCCACCGACATCCAGGGCGGCCCACCGGGCAGCGTCGCCACCCTGCGCGACTCGACCGAGCTGCGCGCCCTGTCCGGGCGCGCCGAGGCGGCCCGCGAGCGCCTCGACATGCTGTACGACGCCACGGTGGGCATCGGAACGAGCCTGGACGTCACCCGCACCGCCGAGGAACTGGCCGAGCTCTCCGTGCCGCGGTTCGCGGACTTCGCCACCGTCGACCTGTTCGACGCGGTGCTCAGCGGCGGCCAGCCGGAGGCGGCGACCACCCTGCGCCGCACCGCGCTCAGCGGGATCCGTGGGGACGCCCCGCTGTACAAGGTCGGCGAGCGGATCCCCCTGGGCGACTCCGCTCCCCAGGCGCGCGGCATCAGCAGCGGCCGGGCCGTCCTGGAGCCGCGTCTCGCCGAGGCCACCGGGTGGCGCGCGCAGGACCTGGAGCGCTCCGCCCAGGTCATCGAGTACGGCATCCACTCGCTGATCGCCGTCCCCCTGCGGGTCGGCGACACCGTCCTGGGCACCGTCAGCTTCTGGCGCTCGGACAAGCCGCAGCCCTTCGACACCGACGAGGTCGCCCTCGCCGAGGAGCTCGTCACCCGGGCCGCGGTCTCCATCGACAACGCCCGCCGCTACACCCGCGAGCACACCATGGCGGTGACGCTCCAGCGCAGTCTGCTGCCGCGCCGGCTGCCCGAGCAGGACGCCCTGGACATCGCCTACAAGTACCTGCCCGCGCAGGCCGGGGTGGGCGGCGACTGGTTCGACGTACTGCCGCTGTCCGGTGCGCGGGTCGCGCTCGTGGTCGGCGACGTCGTGGGCCACGGGCTGCACGCCGCGGCCACGATGGGGCGGCTGCGGACGGCGGTGCACAACTTCTCCGCGCTCGACCTGCCGCCCGACGAACTGATCGCGCTGCTCGACGAGTTGGTCGCCCGGATCGACCAGGACGAGGCGGAGGAGAGCGGCGACTCCCCCGTCACCGGCGCCACCTGTCTGTACGCCGTCTACGACCCGGTCTCCCGGCTGTGCACGATCGCCCGGGCCGGCCATCCGCCGCCCGCCCTCATCCACCCCGACGGCAGCGTCGAGTACCCCGACGTGCCCGCCGGTCCCCCGCTCGGCCTCGGCGGCCTGCCGTTCGAGACGGCCGACCTGGAACTCGCCGAGGGCAGCCGCCTGGTGCTCTACACGGACGGGCTCGTGGAGGACCGCGAGCGCGACATCGACGTGGGCTTGGAGCTGCTCCGCACGGCCTTGGAGCATGCGGGACCCTCGCCCGAGGACACCTGCCGGGCGGTACTGGACGCGCGGCCGCCGTCCCGCGCCACCGACGACATCGCGCTGATCGTGGCCCGCACCCAGGCGCTCGCCGCCGACCGGATCGCCGAGTGGCAGGTGCCCGCCGACCCCGCGGCCGTCTCGGACGTCCGGGCGGCGGTGTCCCGGCAGCTCGCCCGCTGGGACCTGGACGAGCTCGCGTTCACCACGGAGCTGATCCTGAGCGAACTCGTCACCAACGCCATCCGCTACGGCGGCGACCCCATCCATGTGCGCATGCTGTACGACCGCACCCTGATCTGCGAGGTCTTCGACAGCAGCAGCACCTCACCGCATCTGCGGTACGCGGCGATGACCGACGAGGGCGGCCGCGGCCTCTTCCTCGTCGCCCAGCTCAGCGACCGCTGGGGCACCCGGTACACCCCGGACGGCAAGGTCATCTGGGCCGAACAGCCGCTGCCGTGA
- a CDS encoding FAD-dependent oxidoreductase, whose protein sequence is MPRPLRVAIVGAGPAGIYAADALLKSDVATAPGVSIDLFERMPAPFGLIRYGVAPDHPRIKGIITALHQVLDKPQIRLFGNVDYPTDISLDDLRAFYDAVIFSTGATADRELRIPGIELDGSYGAADFVSWYDGHPDVPRTWPLEAEKVAVLGVGNVALDVARVLAKTADELLPTEIPPNVHEGLKANKALEVHVFGRRGPAQAKFSPMELRELDHSPNIEVIVDPEDIDYDAGSIETRRGNKQADMVAKTLENWAIRDVGDRPHKLFLHFFESPTEILGEDGKVVGLRTERTALDGTGNVKGTGEFKDWDVTAVYRAVGYLSDKLPKLPWDLDSGTVPDEGGRVMQESGEHLQSTYVTGWIRRGPVGLIGHTKGDANETVSNLLDDFANDRLQTPGSPEPEAVDAFLGERGVRFTTWEGWYKLDAAEKALGEPQGRARVKLVEREDMLRESGA, encoded by the coding sequence ATGCCCCGCCCCCTGCGGGTAGCCATCGTCGGAGCCGGCCCCGCCGGGATCTACGCCGCCGACGCGCTGCTCAAGTCGGATGTGGCCACCGCACCCGGTGTCTCCATCGACCTCTTCGAGCGGATGCCGGCCCCGTTCGGACTGATCCGTTACGGCGTGGCTCCGGACCACCCCCGGATCAAGGGCATCATCACGGCCCTGCACCAGGTGCTCGACAAGCCGCAGATCCGCCTCTTCGGCAACGTCGACTACCCGACCGACATCAGCCTGGACGACCTGCGCGCGTTCTACGACGCCGTGATCTTCTCCACGGGCGCGACCGCCGACCGCGAGCTGCGCATACCGGGCATCGAGCTCGACGGCTCGTACGGCGCCGCCGACTTCGTCTCCTGGTACGACGGCCACCCGGACGTGCCGCGCACCTGGCCCCTGGAGGCCGAGAAGGTCGCCGTCCTCGGCGTCGGCAACGTCGCGCTCGACGTGGCGCGCGTCCTGGCCAAAACGGCCGACGAACTCCTGCCGACGGAGATCCCGCCGAACGTCCACGAGGGTCTCAAGGCCAACAAGGCGCTGGAGGTCCACGTCTTCGGCCGCCGTGGCCCGGCGCAGGCGAAGTTCTCCCCGATGGAACTGCGCGAGCTGGACCACTCCCCCAACATCGAGGTCATCGTCGACCCCGAGGACATCGACTACGACGCGGGCTCGATCGAGACCCGGCGCGGCAACAAGCAGGCCGACATGGTCGCCAAGACGCTGGAGAACTGGGCGATCCGCGATGTCGGCGACCGTCCGCACAAGTTGTTCCTGCACTTCTTCGAGTCGCCCACCGAGATCCTCGGTGAGGACGGCAAGGTCGTCGGTCTGCGCACCGAGCGCACCGCCCTCGACGGCACCGGCAACGTCAAGGGCACCGGCGAGTTCAAGGACTGGGACGTCACCGCGGTCTACCGCGCGGTCGGCTACCTCTCCGACAAGCTGCCCAAGCTGCCCTGGGACCTCGACTCGGGCACGGTCCCGGACGAGGGCGGCCGGGTCATGCAGGAGAGCGGCGAGCACCTGCAGTCGACGTACGTCACCGGCTGGATCCGGCGCGGCCCGGTGGGCCTGATCGGCCACACCAAGGGCGACGCCAACGAGACGGTCTCGAACCTCCTGGACGACTTCGCGAACGACCGTCTGCAGACCCCGGGTTCGCCCGAGCCGGAGGCCGTGGACGCGTTCCTCGGTGAGCGTGGCGTCCGCTTCACCACCTGGGAGGGCTGGTACAAGCTGGACGCCGCCGAGAAGGCGCTGGGCGAGCCGCAGGGCCGCGCACGCGTGAAGCTCGTCGAGCGCGAGGACATGCTGCGCGAGAGCGGCGCCTGA
- a CDS encoding helix-turn-helix domain-containing protein, which produces MEELATERAATPRSLSRADKKALVRQLHQDGYFDSRDAAQTIADLLGVSRASTTIESSPP; this is translated from the coding sequence GTGGAGGAGTTGGCCACGGAGCGCGCCGCCACACCCCGGTCGCTGAGCAGAGCGGACAAGAAGGCTCTCGTAAGGCAGCTGCACCAGGACGGGTACTTCGACTCGCGGGACGCCGCGCAGACCATCGCGGATCTGCTCGGGGTGTCCCGGGCGTCTACAACTATTGAATCCTCCCCTCCCTGA
- a CDS encoding SRPBCC family protein, producing MSEIADEINRMHRRVGTRQVETGEARTVLLRRTYDAEIADVWDAVTSPERIARWFMPVSGELKVGGRYQLEGNAGGEILECVEPERLRVSWLYGPDPGFSEVEVRLTPENGERTVLELEHVAVVPDEFWDQFGPGAVGVGWDLGLYGLALHLAGGGLSKEEAATWHTTPEGGAFITGSGEGWGEAYAASGVDQETATRTTAATIAFYTGTEA from the coding sequence ATGAGTGAGATCGCCGACGAGATCAACCGTATGCACCGGCGGGTCGGCACCCGGCAGGTCGAGACCGGCGAGGCCCGGACGGTCCTGCTCCGCCGCACGTACGACGCCGAGATCGCCGACGTATGGGACGCGGTGACCTCTCCCGAGCGGATCGCGCGCTGGTTCATGCCGGTCAGTGGCGAGCTCAAGGTCGGCGGCCGCTACCAGCTGGAGGGCAACGCCGGCGGCGAGATCCTCGAGTGCGTGGAACCCGAGCGGCTGCGGGTGAGCTGGCTGTACGGCCCCGACCCCGGCTTCAGCGAGGTCGAAGTGCGCCTCACGCCCGAGAACGGGGAGCGCACGGTCCTCGAACTCGAGCACGTGGCCGTCGTACCGGACGAATTCTGGGACCAGTTCGGACCCGGTGCCGTCGGAGTCGGCTGGGACCTGGGGCTCTACGGACTCGCCCTGCACCTCGCGGGCGGCGGTCTCAGCAAGGAGGAGGCCGCGACCTGGCACACCACGCCCGAGGGCGGCGCGTTCATCACCGGCTCGGGCGAAGGGTGGGGCGAGGCGTACGCCGCCTCCGGCGTCGACCAGGAGACGGCGACGAGGACGACGGCCGCGACGATCGCGTTCTACACCGGAACGGAGGCCTGA